In bacterium, a single window of DNA contains:
- a CDS encoding RAMP superfamily CRISPR-associated protein, which translates to MPVGEEFLNPYRILKRPGAGPVRVPNRDDLRSLKGWSGVFHCSLTAFTPLELKGVSRRQDQTVRFSQTPVIPGTSLKGMVRSVAEFVGRGCCSIGETATDGTWGKCRSGAVCVTCAMFGMQHGGRALRGRVRCDDATRVHAGPLQGTFWLYSGSPKTTHSAFYSTADGQKFYHHQPTSVVPRTVPATRPNAFQVFPVRVGSTFSFDVRFEGLTDSELALLHYAVQLEDGMLHHLGRGKPQGMGSVQVKVSSMEVFDAAGFYRGRTKPLDALPAAVAAARIAIEKDASPEMEDFRRMMWWRPADSNVYSYPSHEWFRTPGNSAKPLRSVGDVIPTPFVPGAVSCPVAPVAGDDEPLEATSAINTFANCTLFLRDRGKPIIAAQHQGKDVGVAIAADALELKAKYLADAWEHFRRTGRLNVQSVSVEEIGNLHRIKKIVLS; encoded by the coding sequence ATGCCCGTTGGGGAGGAGTTCCTCAACCCATACAGGATTTTGAAGCGGCCAGGAGCCGGACCGGTCAGAGTGCCCAACAGAGACGATCTGCGGTCCTTGAAGGGGTGGTCCGGAGTCTTCCATTGTTCCCTGACGGCCTTCACTCCGCTGGAATTGAAGGGGGTTAGCCGGCGGCAAGATCAGACGGTCCGCTTCAGCCAGACGCCGGTGATTCCGGGGACGAGTCTGAAGGGGATGGTGCGATCGGTCGCGGAGTTTGTCGGGCGCGGCTGTTGCTCCATCGGCGAGACGGCGACGGACGGAACGTGGGGAAAGTGCAGAAGCGGCGCTGTCTGCGTCACCTGCGCCATGTTCGGGATGCAGCACGGTGGACGAGCGCTGCGCGGGCGCGTCCGGTGCGACGATGCGACGCGGGTGCACGCCGGTCCGCTTCAAGGCACGTTTTGGCTGTACAGCGGGAGTCCGAAGACCACGCATAGCGCGTTTTATTCAACAGCCGACGGACAGAAGTTCTACCACCACCAGCCGACAAGCGTCGTGCCTCGTACCGTGCCGGCCACGAGGCCGAACGCATTTCAGGTCTTTCCAGTGCGCGTCGGTTCGACATTCTCGTTCGACGTGCGTTTCGAAGGGCTGACGGATTCGGAACTGGCCCTGCTGCACTACGCAGTCCAGTTGGAAGACGGCATGCTGCATCACCTCGGCCGTGGGAAGCCGCAGGGCATGGGCAGTGTTCAAGTGAAGGTGTCGTCGATGGAGGTCTTTGACGCCGCGGGCTTCTATCGTGGGCGGACGAAGCCGTTGGACGCGCTTCCGGCGGCTGTGGCCGCGGCGAGGATCGCGATCGAGAAAGACGCAAGTCCGGAAATGGAGGACTTCCGGCGAATGATGTGGTGGCGTCCTGCTGATTCGAACGTGTACAGCTACCCGTCGCACGAGTGGTTCCGCACGCCGGGGAACAGCGCGAAGCCGTTGCGGTCGGTTGGGGATGTAATCCCGACACCGTTCGTGCCGGGTGCCGTCTCGTGCCCAGTGGCGCCCGTTGCGGGGGATGACGAACCGCTCGAGGCGACGAGTGCGATCAACACCTTCGCGAACTGCACGCTCTTCCTGCGTGATAGAGGCAAGCCCATTATCGCCGCGCAGCACCAAGGGAAAGACGTCGGCGTGGCGATAGCGGCGGATGCGCTAGAACTGAAGGCCAAGTATCTTGCGGACGCGTGGGAGCACTTCAGACGGACGGGAAGGTTGAACGTGCAAAGCGTGTCGGTGGAAGAGATCGGCAACCTCCACCGAATCAAGAAGATTGTCTTGTCCTAG
- the csx7 gene encoding CRISPR-associated RAMP protein Csx7 produces the protein MLKRLFCDLRLPYTIELLGPTLIKSGVETVVGPDMVFVTTAGRGSSDAPEIYLPGTSLKGVVRSHAERIVRTLAKTQPGVCAPYDREKTSPDQCCNSRFNWKASTPRTTIYSQACLACRLFGALGFAGRVAISDAYLTQDSKVVRELRDGVAIDRKSGGAAAGAKFEFEVAVSGKFAGTIELTNFESWQVGLLGVVLRDLESERLRIGMGASRGFGHVRASFGDVELRYPAPFDDGTFRGIERMASQGERKAYELLCGTAQAPALAAATADGLFRVRRMPWADFGRFVDFGIEEFGTVVSNDPWPGARP, from the coding sequence ATGCTGAAGAGACTGTTCTGCGATCTGCGGCTTCCATACACGATTGAACTGCTCGGCCCTACTCTGATCAAGTCCGGCGTCGAGACGGTTGTCGGTCCCGACATGGTGTTCGTCACGACCGCGGGACGCGGCTCGTCGGACGCCCCTGAGATCTACTTGCCGGGCACCAGCCTGAAGGGCGTCGTGCGCAGCCACGCCGAGCGCATAGTGCGGACGCTCGCCAAAACGCAGCCCGGCGTCTGCGCGCCGTACGATCGGGAAAAGACTTCGCCGGATCAGTGCTGCAATTCGCGATTCAACTGGAAGGCATCGACGCCGCGGACGACGATCTACAGTCAGGCGTGCCTTGCGTGTCGCTTGTTCGGCGCGCTGGGGTTCGCTGGACGGGTGGCGATCAGCGACGCCTATTTGACGCAGGACTCGAAAGTCGTGCGCGAACTCCGCGACGGCGTGGCGATCGACCGCAAGAGCGGCGGTGCGGCGGCTGGGGCAAAGTTCGAGTTCGAGGTCGCGGTGTCCGGGAAGTTCGCGGGAACGATCGAACTGACGAATTTCGAGAGCTGGCAAGTAGGTCTTCTCGGCGTAGTCCTGCGGGATCTGGAGAGCGAGCGGCTGCGCATCGGCATGGGCGCGTCCCGTGGATTCGGGCACGTCCGCGCTTCCTTCGGCGACGTCGAGCTGCGCTACCCGGCGCCGTTCGACGACGGTACGTTCCGCGGCATCGAGCGTATGGCCAGCCAAGGGGAGCGAAAGGCGTACGAGTTGCTTTGCGGGACGGCGCAGGCTCCGGCCCTGGCGGCGGCAACGGCGGACGGCCTATTTAGGGTCCGGCGAATGCCGTGGGCGGACTTTGGCCGGTTCGTCGACTTCGGCATCGAAGAGTTCGGGACGGTCGTGTCGAACGATCCGTGGCCCGGGGCGCGGCCATGA
- the csx7 gene encoding CRISPR-associated RAMP protein Csx7, with protein sequence MNGKGVPMLSLRHRVVIEGVLSCKTALHVGSGEEGVAAADKGVMKSGDGVPFVPGSSLKGVFRSTAERLAEFVGMTACLLEPHAQCVTADQKKGEAARKQIKDATGAAVDGLVAANACDICRFFGGPLAAGRISFTDAVIDPASWPGRVEVRDGVGLDRDSRTAVERIKFNFEVVPAGARFRIRIVAENATNQERALLWAVLLEWSRGFKLGGMTSRGLGDVVLEDVKAQEYDLTTVAGRRALVLGDPGKTIDEASMRAAVESAVVGN encoded by the coding sequence GTGAACGGGAAAGGAGTGCCGATGTTGTCGCTTCGTCATCGAGTGGTCATCGAGGGTGTGCTGTCGTGCAAGACGGCGCTTCATGTCGGGAGCGGCGAGGAGGGCGTCGCGGCCGCGGACAAGGGCGTCATGAAGTCGGGCGACGGGGTGCCGTTCGTTCCCGGATCATCGTTGAAGGGTGTCTTCCGTTCCACGGCCGAGCGGCTTGCCGAGTTTGTGGGCATGACTGCGTGCCTGCTTGAGCCGCACGCGCAGTGCGTCACTGCAGATCAGAAGAAGGGCGAAGCCGCTCGGAAACAGATCAAGGACGCCACCGGCGCGGCCGTGGACGGGCTTGTGGCAGCGAATGCGTGCGACATATGCCGGTTCTTCGGCGGCCCGCTGGCGGCGGGGCGGATCTCATTCACGGACGCCGTGATCGATCCGGCGTCGTGGCCCGGCCGAGTGGAAGTGCGCGACGGCGTCGGCTTGGACCGCGACTCGCGCACTGCCGTCGAACGGATCAAGTTCAACTTTGAGGTGGTTCCGGCCGGCGCCAGATTCCGTATCCGAATCGTGGCCGAAAACGCGACGAATCAGGAGAGGGCGCTCCTGTGGGCCGTTCTCTTGGAGTGGTCGCGCGGCTTCAAGCTCGGCGGGATGACGTCTCGCGGTCTCGGCGACGTCGTGCTTGAGGACGTCAAGGCCCAAGAGTACGACCTGACCACGGTCGCGGGACGTCGCGCGCTGGTGCTCGGGGATCCGGGCAAGACGATCGACGAAGCATCAATGCGGGCCGCGGTGGAGTCGGCGGTCGTCGGCAACTGA